In one window of Salvelinus sp. IW2-2015 unplaced genomic scaffold, ASM291031v2 Un_scaffold10505, whole genome shotgun sequence DNA:
- the LOC112079958 gene encoding proto-oncogene c-Rel — protein GSWEAKAEFAQTDVHRQIAIVFKTPSYQEQDVGEEVEVDVLLRRLSDHMDSDPVTFTYQPDNTDPYEVKRKRKIKSDIGFTERSCVAVQNVAAAEASTSQPFEPFTFSPAESQLLPEELHPPAQSGASTMGEIHYNDLQEDNFFCEDMSPDDINILSRILFSDPGLLGFGQELNSNFTPGVMDMNFNFNQGGSGQDLGYYNDLQFNQLVNENQASPMDLLPLLLRGSAPQDQGQCDNEGSDLAQVKTEGDL, from the exons GGGTCTTGGGAGGCCAAGGCGGAGTTTGCCCAGACGGACGTCCACCGGCAGATCGCTATCGTGTTCAAGACCCCGTCCTACCAGGAACAGGATGTGGGGGAGGAAGTGGAAGTAGATGTCCTCCTGCGTCGTCTCTCGGACCACATGGACAGTGACCCCGTCACGTTTACCTACCAGCCCGACAACACAG ATCCATATGAAGTGAAGCGGAAGAGGAAGATAAAGTCGGACATCGGCTTCACAGAGAGGTCCTGTGTGGCAG TTCAAAATGTGGCTGCAGCAGAAGCCTCCACCTCTCAGCCATTCGAGCCGTTCACCTTCTCCCCAGCAGAGAGCCAGCTGCTCCCGGAAGAGTTGCATCCTCCTGCCCAGTCTGGGGCCTCCACCATGGGGGAGATCCACTACAATGACCTCCAGGAGGACAACTTCTTCTGTGAGGACATGAGCCCAGACGACATCAATATACTGTCTCGGATTCTGTTCAGTGACCCTGGCCTCCTTGGCTTTGGCCAGGAGCTCAACTCCAACTTCACCCCAGGCGTCATGGACATGAACTTTAACTTCAACCAGGGTGGGTCTGGGCAGGACTTGGGCTACTATAACGACCTGCAGTTCAACCAGCTGGTCAACGAGAATCAAGCCTCTCCGATGGACCTCCTCCCACTGTTACTCCGCGGCTCCGCCCCTCAGGACCAGGGCCAGTGTGATAACGAGGGGAGTGATTTGGCCCAGGTAAAGACAGAGGGGGACCTATGA